In Synechococcus sp. CB0101, a genomic segment contains:
- a CDS encoding CTP synthase — protein sequence MAKFVFVTGGVVSSIGKGIVAASLGRLLKSRGYSVSILKLDPYLNVDPGTMSPFQHGEVFVTEDGAETDLDLGHYERFTDTAMSRLNSVTTGSIYQSVINKERRGDYNGGTVQVIPHITGEIRERIHRVAANSGADVVITEIGGTVGDIESLPFLEAIREFRGDVGRNDLAYVHVTLLPYIGTSGELKTKPTQHSVKELRSIGIQPDVLVCRSDRPISEDLKGKIGGFCGVPRRAVIPALDADSIYAVPITLEQEGLCREVLDLLGLADHDSDMARWAEMVAKLRNPGPSVKVALVGKYVQLNDAYLSVVEALRHACIDLGAGLDLHWICAEQIEEQGADVLLRGMDAVVVPGGFGNRGVDGKVAAIRWAREQRVPFLGLCLGMQCAVIEWARNQAGLTGATSAELDAETAHPVIHLLPEQQDVVDLGGTMRLGVYPCRLTPGTMAHELYGNEVVYERHRHRYEFNNAYRNLFLESGYEISGTSPDGRLVELIELKDHPFFTACQYHPEFLSRPGRPHPLFRGLIAAAQQRLPGSPSEALGRNLPAATPAA from the coding sequence ATGGCCAAATTCGTCTTCGTGACCGGTGGCGTGGTATCCAGCATCGGCAAGGGGATCGTGGCCGCCAGCCTGGGGCGCCTGCTCAAGAGCCGGGGCTACAGCGTTTCGATCCTCAAGCTGGATCCGTATCTGAACGTGGACCCGGGCACGATGAGCCCGTTCCAGCACGGTGAGGTGTTCGTCACCGAAGACGGTGCCGAGACCGACCTCGACCTGGGCCACTACGAACGCTTCACCGACACGGCCATGTCGCGCCTCAACAGCGTGACCACCGGCTCGATCTACCAATCGGTGATCAACAAGGAACGCCGCGGCGACTACAACGGCGGCACCGTGCAGGTGATTCCCCACATCACCGGCGAGATCCGCGAGCGCATCCACCGGGTGGCCGCCAACAGCGGTGCCGATGTGGTGATCACCGAGATCGGCGGCACGGTGGGCGACATCGAGTCGCTGCCCTTCCTCGAAGCCATCCGCGAATTCCGGGGGGATGTGGGCCGCAACGACCTGGCCTACGTGCACGTGACCCTGCTGCCCTACATCGGCACCTCAGGCGAACTCAAAACCAAGCCCACCCAGCACTCGGTGAAGGAGCTGCGCTCGATCGGCATCCAGCCCGATGTGCTGGTGTGCCGCAGCGACCGGCCGATCAGCGAAGACCTCAAGGGCAAGATCGGCGGCTTCTGCGGTGTGCCCCGCCGCGCCGTGATCCCGGCCCTCGATGCCGACAGCATCTACGCCGTGCCGATCACCCTCGAGCAGGAGGGCCTCTGCCGCGAGGTGCTCGATCTGCTGGGCCTGGCCGACCACGACAGCGACATGGCCCGCTGGGCCGAGATGGTGGCCAAGCTGCGCAACCCCGGCCCCTCGGTGAAGGTGGCGCTGGTGGGCAAATACGTGCAGCTCAACGACGCCTATCTCTCGGTGGTGGAGGCGCTGCGCCATGCCTGCATCGACCTCGGGGCCGGCCTGGATCTGCACTGGATCTGCGCCGAACAGATTGAAGAGCAGGGCGCCGATGTGCTGCTGCGGGGCATGGACGCCGTGGTGGTGCCGGGCGGCTTCGGCAACCGCGGCGTTGACGGCAAGGTGGCCGCGATCCGCTGGGCGCGCGAACAGCGGGTGCCCTTCCTGGGGCTCTGCCTGGGCATGCAGTGCGCCGTGATCGAGTGGGCCCGCAACCAGGCGGGCCTCACAGGCGCCACCAGTGCCGAACTCGATGCCGAGACGGCCCACCCCGTGATCCACCTGCTGCCCGAGCAGCAGGACGTGGTGGACCTAGGCGGCACGATGCGCCTGGGCGTCTATCCCTGCCGCCTGACCCCCGGCACCATGGCCCACGAGCTCTACGGCAATGAGGTGGTGTACGAGCGCCACCGCCACCGCTACGAGTTCAACAACGCCTACCGCAACCTGTTCCTCGAATCGGGCTACGAGATCAGCGGCACCTCCCCCGACGGCCGCCTGGTGGAACTGATCGAACTGAAGGACCACCCCTTCTTCACCGCCTGCCAGTACCACCCCGAATTCCTGTCGCGCCCCGGCCGGCCCCATCCCCTCTTCCGCGGCCTGATCGCAGCGGCGCAGCAGCGGCTGCCCGGCAGCCCAAGCGAAGCCCTCGGCCGCAACCTGCCCGCCGCCACACCAGCGGCATGA
- a CDS encoding 7-carboxy-7-deazaguanine synthase QueE, whose translation MSAAAFGPGLALPVVETFHSLQGEGLHSGRSAWFIRLGGCSVGCSWCDTKHSWPQDVHPLQSLEALQQEAQSAVANGAAFVVITGGEPLEHHLAPLCEALQPFGVPLHLETSGVGAFTGAFAWITLSPKPHRPPTPEVLAACHELKVVVHEAADLAFAEAMAAASLNGRNNDQPAPALLLQPGWQSTTGQQLAIDYVRSHPSWRLSLQSHKWLGVR comes from the coding sequence ATGAGTGCAGCGGCGTTTGGCCCTGGGCTCGCCCTGCCGGTGGTGGAAACCTTCCATTCCCTGCAGGGCGAGGGACTCCACAGCGGCCGCAGCGCCTGGTTCATCCGCCTGGGAGGCTGCAGCGTGGGTTGCAGCTGGTGCGATACCAAGCACTCCTGGCCACAAGACGTGCATCCCCTGCAGTCGCTCGAGGCCTTGCAACAGGAAGCCCAAAGCGCCGTTGCGAACGGCGCTGCCTTCGTGGTGATCACCGGCGGCGAACCGCTGGAGCACCATCTCGCTCCCCTCTGTGAGGCGCTTCAGCCTTTCGGGGTTCCCCTGCACCTGGAAACCAGCGGGGTCGGCGCCTTCACGGGCGCTTTCGCTTGGATCACCCTCTCCCCCAAGCCACACCGGCCTCCCACACCAGAGGTGCTGGCGGCCTGCCATGAGCTGAAGGTGGTGGTGCACGAGGCCGCTGATCTGGCCTTCGCCGAAGCGATGGCTGCAGCCTCCCTCAACGGGCGCAACAACGATCAGCCCGCACCCGCGCTGCTGCTGCAACCCGGCTGGCAGAGCACCACAGGCCAACAACTGGCCATCGACTATGTGCGCAGCCACCCCAGCTGGCGCCTGAGCCTGCAAAGCCACAAGTGGCTGGGGGTGCGCTGA
- a CDS encoding anthranilate synthase component I family protein, protein MQGSTRWPVAWRSPATLAPLLAEHWGHAGLIWLDGDGTDLGRWATLAVDPVEQRCCRGLPGMESAQDPFAALADLGPGHWCGWLSYEAAAWVEPGNPWKADSMASLWIARHDPVLRFDLNEHQLWLEGQDPERLQAMASWLEGLPEDASAGELTAPAVAPEHWHWHTNPQAFSRGVEQIRELIACGDLFQANLTACCSTQLPAVGPLTGLALFQRLRRRCPAPFAGLVVASGAAQGEAVISASPERFLQVSPEGVVETRPIKGTRPRHHHPQLDADAAAELVCSGKDRAENVMIVDLLRNDLGRSCVPGSIHVPQLVGLESYAQVHHLTSVVCGQLRPDRSWVDLLRAGWPGGSISGAPKLRACQRLAELEPVARGPYCGSLIRRDFDGSVDSSILIRTLLLQANALRGHAGCGIVADSDPSAEASELGWKLNPLLEALA, encoded by the coding sequence ATGCAGGGCAGCACACGCTGGCCGGTGGCCTGGCGTTCACCGGCCACCCTGGCGCCCTTGCTGGCGGAGCACTGGGGTCACGCCGGGCTGATCTGGCTCGACGGCGACGGCACCGACCTGGGGCGCTGGGCCACCTTGGCCGTTGATCCGGTTGAGCAGCGCTGCTGCCGCGGACTGCCCGGCATGGAGAGTGCGCAGGATCCGTTTGCGGCCTTGGCTGATCTGGGGCCGGGCCACTGGTGTGGCTGGCTCAGCTACGAGGCCGCCGCCTGGGTGGAGCCCGGCAACCCCTGGAAGGCCGATTCGATGGCCAGCCTCTGGATTGCCCGCCACGATCCAGTGCTGCGCTTCGATCTGAACGAGCATCAGCTCTGGCTCGAAGGCCAAGATCCCGAGCGACTGCAAGCGATGGCCAGTTGGCTGGAGGGCCTGCCGGAAGACGCCTCGGCTGGTGAGCTCACGGCTCCAGCCGTGGCACCCGAGCACTGGCACTGGCACACCAATCCCCAGGCGTTCAGCCGTGGCGTGGAACAAATCCGCGAGCTGATCGCCTGCGGTGATCTGTTTCAAGCCAATCTCACGGCCTGCTGCAGCACGCAACTGCCCGCCGTTGGCCCTCTCACAGGCTTGGCCCTGTTTCAGCGATTGCGCCGGCGATGCCCCGCCCCTTTTGCCGGCTTGGTGGTGGCCTCCGGCGCGGCCCAGGGTGAGGCGGTGATTTCCGCCTCACCCGAGCGCTTCCTGCAGGTGAGCCCCGAGGGGGTCGTGGAAACCCGGCCGATCAAGGGCACCCGGCCCAGGCACCACCATCCGCAGCTGGATGCCGATGCGGCGGCCGAGCTGGTATGCAGCGGCAAAGACCGGGCGGAGAACGTGATGATCGTCGATCTGTTGCGCAACGACCTGGGCCGCTCCTGCGTGCCGGGCTCGATCCATGTGCCGCAGCTGGTGGGCCTCGAGAGCTATGCCCAGGTGCACCACCTCACCTCGGTGGTGTGCGGGCAATTGCGACCCGATCGAAGCTGGGTGGATCTCCTGCGGGCGGGATGGCCGGGGGGCTCGATCAGCGGAGCTCCGAAATTGCGGGCCTGCCAACGGCTGGCAGAACTGGAACCCGTAGCCCGAGGCCCCTACTGCGGCTCACTGATCCGCCGCGACTTTGACGGCAGCGTGGACAGCAGCATCCTGATCCGCACCTTGCTGCTGCAAGCGAATGCCCTGCGCGGCCACGCCGGCTGCGGCATCGTGGCCGACTCCGACCCCAGCGCCGAAGCCAGTGAGCTGGGTTGGAAGCTCAACCCCCTGCTGGAGGCCTTGGCATGA
- the queC gene encoding 7-cyano-7-deazaguanine synthase QueC gives MSTAIALLSGGLDSATAAALALEDGQRVIGLSFDYGQRHRRELEAAARIAAQLGLAEHHTISVNLAAWGGSALTDSRMAVPSDGVQADVIPSTYVPGRNTVFIAIGLSLAEARGAERLVLGVNAVDYSGYPDCRPDYLDAFQRLADLASKAGREGHGSRLWAPLVTWSKTKIVQEALRLGVPIADTWSCYSGGEQPCGVCDSCRIRDAALIDAGRPDLASSAAQR, from the coding sequence TTGTCCACCGCCATTGCCCTGCTCTCCGGCGGTCTCGACTCCGCCACCGCTGCCGCCCTCGCCCTCGAAGACGGGCAGCGGGTGATCGGCCTCTCCTTTGATTACGGCCAACGGCACCGACGCGAACTCGAAGCCGCCGCTCGGATCGCCGCGCAGCTCGGGCTGGCGGAGCACCACACCATCAGCGTGAACCTGGCGGCCTGGGGCGGCTCGGCCCTCACCGACAGCCGCATGGCCGTACCCAGCGATGGGGTGCAAGCCGATGTGATCCCCAGCACCTACGTGCCGGGCCGTAACACGGTGTTCATCGCCATTGGCCTGAGCCTGGCGGAGGCCCGCGGCGCCGAACGGCTGGTGCTGGGCGTGAATGCCGTGGATTACTCCGGCTATCCCGACTGCCGGCCCGATTACCTCGACGCCTTTCAGCGGCTGGCGGATCTGGCCAGCAAGGCCGGCCGCGAAGGGCACGGCAGCCGCCTCTGGGCACCGCTGGTGACCTGGAGCAAAACCAAGATCGTGCAGGAGGCCCTGCGGCTGGGCGTGCCCATCGCCGACACCTGGAGTTGCTACAGCGGCGGCGAGCAGCCCTGCGGTGTGTGCGACAGCTGCCGGATCCGCGATGCCGCCCTGATCGACGCGGGCCGGCCCGATTTGGCCAGCTCGGCGGCCCAGCGGTGA
- a CDS encoding aminotransferase class IV, with protein MSPRSIAWFDGQWGEPQQLGLPLSDRGLQLADGLFETVLVLDGRPQLLEAHLQRWHQSAALLSMAPPPDAGTLEPLIHEAVARAGLEHGSGALRLNWSRGDSAGRGIAVPETHRPHRFWLQLSAHTPSFSPQSAIVSRQERRNSSSLLSRCKTFAYGQAIQARLEAQRAGADEALLLASGGELCCATTANLLIQRQGHWLTPALSSGCLPGVMRARLIEQGMAQEADLTPQPQSGDSWLLINSLGCRPLSSVDGIPLKLHRNAEALWRSLL; from the coding sequence ATGAGCCCCCGGAGCATCGCCTGGTTCGACGGCCAGTGGGGCGAGCCGCAGCAGCTGGGCCTGCCCTTGAGCGATCGCGGCCTGCAACTGGCCGATGGGCTCTTTGAAACGGTTCTCGTTCTGGATGGTCGCCCGCAACTGCTGGAAGCTCACCTCCAGCGCTGGCACCAGAGCGCAGCGCTGCTCTCCATGGCGCCCCCGCCAGACGCCGGCACCCTCGAGCCGTTGATCCACGAAGCCGTGGCGCGCGCAGGGCTCGAGCACGGCAGCGGCGCGCTCCGGCTCAACTGGAGCCGGGGCGACAGCGCCGGACGCGGCATTGCCGTGCCTGAAACCCACAGGCCACATCGGTTCTGGCTGCAGCTCAGCGCGCACACACCAAGCTTCAGCCCGCAATCGGCGATCGTGAGCCGTCAAGAGCGGCGCAACAGCTCCAGCCTGCTGAGCCGTTGCAAGACCTTCGCCTACGGCCAGGCGATTCAGGCGCGCCTCGAAGCCCAGCGCGCTGGCGCCGATGAGGCCCTACTGCTGGCCAGCGGCGGCGAGCTCTGCTGCGCCACCACCGCCAACCTGTTGATTCAGCGCCAGGGCCATTGGCTCACACCAGCCTTGAGCAGCGGCTGCCTGCCGGGCGTGATGCGCGCCCGGCTGATCGAGCAAGGCATGGCCCAAGAGGCCGATCTCACTCCACAACCGCAGAGCGGCGACAGCTGGCTTCTGATCAACAGCCTGGGCTGCCGCCCCCTGAGCAGCGTGGATGGAATTCCCTTGAAGCTCCACCGCAACGCCGAGGCCTTGTGGCGGAGCTTGCTTTAG